The region TGGAAGCTGAGTTGGGGGGGGGGGCTTTTGAGGGAGTTAAGCTAGCGTAGAAGGGAATTAAGGATATTGTCTTAGAGATGGACTGTATAGAAGCAGTTAACCTGTTGATTGGTCATACTCGAGATTAGAACTTGTTAGAGGAGAGAGTAAATGATTTATTGGAACGGATAGAAGAATTTTGAGTGGTATATATATCAAGACAGAAGAACAAAATAGCTGACCGTATGTTCAATCTTGCCATGAAAATGAATGCTAAATAGAAAGTTTTTGACGAACTTTGCTAGACGGTGTATGATATGTGGTGGTTGAGATTTCTAACTCCATGACAAGATGAAGTTCCAACCAAAGGTGcacataaaatttaattcaattagtaAAATTTGTTAATCTTTGTGCCTACACTCTCTGCACTTGGTTGCATTGCCTTTGCATTTGCCAAAAGTCCCAACCAATCTCTTTTCTTAGGGCTTCTTTAGTTCAACATTTGTTTCCATTGAAAAAGGccgaagttagaaaatttttgagggattgaaatgaaattatatttttttattggagttaaaatgtaattttactattttaatagtttataattttttcaatttttaaaggattaaattaaaaatttatcatttttaggagaTCAAAGTGCAAATTTATCATTTACtaacttaaaattatataaaatttaaagagctaaaaattactttttacaaaaaaaagaataaattataaactaaataaaaataaattttaatttggttcgAGTAACCATATTCGGATGGAAGTTTCTTGCTCAGCCTTAGTTTTATGAACCCTTTGGGCAAATTTGTTCCAAACCATAGTGTATGGATTGCAGAGTTTGAGGACGATTGGGTGAGTATGGGAGAAGTGGAAGAATAGAAGATAATATGGAGAAAGAGACTAAATTAATTGCATTTAAGAAGAATAAATGAATAGGGTGAGACCTGATACTGTCAAACATGTTAAAAAGAACATCTAAATGGCATTACCAATCACTAACCCTAATTTGAAAATCCACCCTCCACTTCCCTCTGATTTTATATTTTCTGCCTACTCCTACCAAACATGTCATCATCTAACATCCTACTTATTCCACTAATGTACACACTGACAAACaaggaaaataatgataataacaataGTAATAGTAAAACACAGAACAAGGAAGCTCCCTGCTAAATGCTTGCTAAACTAATAATCATCAATGCGGTTGCTATTTAAACCGCATTTCTATTTCTGGTGGAATTAACACCGTAGATGGTGTTACCGACTTCGGCAGCTTGGCATTGTTTCCTCATCTCTATCACCTTCTTGTGAGAGTTGGAGTGCAATGATGGAACAAATGTAGGACTTGCAGCAGGACGGTATTCTGGAAAGAGGCGGCCAGACCTGTAGCGAACCCCACATGCATTACAAAGGGTCTTTGGACCCTTGGGTCCTTCTCTCCATTGTGGAGTTTTTGTAACTTCACAGTGCGTACATTTCCTAACAACAGCAGTCTCTTCGGAGGAGGATTTGTCGATCTCACAGGAACCTGAAAGCCATGTCAGGTTCTTTTTCTTCTATCTCTTTTTGGCAGATTTCTCTGTTAAATGGCTTTCTGATTCTGATTCAGAACCAACCAAGGAAGTAGATCCTGTGGAGGATATGAAAGGCAATGTGAACTGCAGGTTAAAGGTAGATGCTCGCCTGCGCTTGCTTCGGTCACGTTTCACCAGGAAACTTAGCTTAGGGTTGATAGGTGCCGGCTTTGCAGATGAGCAAGCGCTACTGGTTTCAAGTACAGACACTGGACTAGAAGTCTGGAACCAGGTTGAACCTTTGACATCCACAGATTCTCCGTTTAGGGTAGTAGTGCTTCTGCTGGAGGATGCTTTGGTAATGCCTGACAACTGGTTTAGCTCTGAAGACTCATCACACTAGATACAAAAGGGAAGAAGAATTAAGCAATAAGTCAGATGTGAGGTTAAGGAAGAATTTACTCCTAtcttaacaataaataaataaaagggataGGAAGAAAAAATAAACTCTAAAGAATTAGTCATTCATTTTAGTGGCTGTACGAGGATCCAATTGAAAATGATACTAGAAAACACCATCGACTACTAGAACAATTGCATGAATCTCTAATactaaaatttatcttaaaaagAACCACTGTGCCATTGAACAGTAACCAGAGAGTCACAATCAACTGCATTTCTTGGTAAGGCAAACCAAGCATTGATTAGCCTGCTTGCTTTCTCTGACCAAAAACATGTACCACACTATAACAGCATGACTCCACCAGTGCACATAATATGCCTCATGCTCTTATTGTATCAAGTATTTTCATTTGTAACTCTTTGTCACACCATATAACCAGCTTTAACCAAAGCTTTTCCCAGAGCATCCTTCACAGAAGAATTTTGTCAATAAAGAGCCTAATGTTTAATAACTACAAGGAGGTTGAGAAACACTGCACAACTCCGACGAAACAAAATTGTTTTGCATAACATTGCTTTTTAACAAAGACTAACGAATAATTAACATATTGCCTATTAATGGTTGCTTTCTGGGAAGTACATCCTGAAAGTGCACATGTATTGATGCACATGTTAGATTTGTAAACTGTATAGCCAAAACACAGAACACTAATCTAATACACACTAAAGCATAGTAActaataactccataaatatcaTTAGACATCACTAGCATAAGGAGAAACAAAGGTAACTCACAGAAACTGGAAACTTATTCTCCAAAGTATCACTGAAAAAATCGCCACAAAAAACCAGAAGACAAGCCGGCCAAAACATTAGTGGGCGGCggtgttgggtatgggtcccactatgtgggaaacccatattttatgCTATAATGTTTTGTCCCttctttggttttgtcaaaagccacttTGGGGTTCTTTTAACGGGTGTTGGGCAAAAATTTTAGCAGagagctaaaaaaaaaaaaaaaaaaaaatagagagaaagagaatagaaaaatcagtttttcaagcttggtgcagcagtgatcaactcttcgattgaaggtccatccgtggttcgattgagctgatttttggacagcagctaggtgataaggtgttcttgactttgtacggtcggatttttcatccgagtcttgtagcgtcggaaatacccatttttcagcagctacgtttttggtgatgttctctcatttttctctcttttgctaaagattacatgttgttagccttgtcggtgttgaatgcttgttgtaggcttgatattgtgatcttgtagttgaacatttgatgatagtggagctctttatcggactctaaagtcccgtggtttttacccttaatttagaagggttttccacgtaaaaatatcggtgtctctatttatttttgttgtggttgcattagttgatttgtggttgattaaggttgctagagaacatatcttgtgctattgtgcttgccataatttttacaggagttataaggagagaaagaacaccggttgtgctttcgctttgtttcggttgttcggtttcttcccaacaaactggtaccagagcttggttattgtgtcagataattatggaaattaatacgagcaagatgattatgttgaatggcacaaattatcaactttggcggaataaaatgaaggacttgttgtttgtgaaggctttgcatcttccggtctttactactcaaaaacccgattcgaaaagtgatgaagaatgggaatttgagcatcaacaagtgtgtggctttattcggcaatttgttgaagaaaatgtttacaatcacattgatcaggagacacatgctcgaacattgtgggagaagcttgaaagcttgtatgcttcgaggtcgggcaataacaagttatttttgctgaagaaaatgatggcgctgaaatataaagaaggaatgtctatagctgaccatgttagtgaatttcagagtatgatgaatcagttgcttggtatgggtgtcaaatttgatgacgagattttaggactttggttgcttgctactctaccagactcttgggagacctttcgagtctcactcattaattctgccccacagggtattattactttggatttggctaagagtggtgtgttgaatgaagaggttagaagaagatctcagggttctacatcacagtccgaggtgttggttatcgagaacagggggagaaacagagacaaagatggaaagggtagagataaaagccgaagcaagtcaagatcgagatacaagaatcttgagtgtcatcattgtggtaagaaaggccatatcaagaaatattgcttcaagtggaagaaagagaacaaaagtggtggtgataaacacgaccggaatgacgatgaaaaatccgagcgtgttgctactgttactcgtgaagatttgttagttatttgtgatcagaatttggtcaacctagcatgcgacgagactagttgggtgattgatactggtgcatcacttcatgtcacgtcgaggaaggaattcttcacatcttatactcctggtgattttggggtattgaagatgggtaatgatggtttggtttcggttattggtatgggagatgttagcttggtaagtaacaacggaacaaagttaactctcaaggatgtcagacatgcaccggatgtccgtttgaatttgatttctgcaggaaagcttgatgatgagggattctgtaacaccttcagtgaagggcagtggaagctgactaaaggctcattggttgtggctcgaggaaagaagagctcaaatttgtacttgatgcaagctttgacttctcgagagacggtgaatgtgacactgaatgacaactcaagtgagttgtggcataaacgactcagtcacatgagtgagaaggggcttaactgtttagcgaagaagaatcaactttcaggtttaaagaatgctacactgaagaattgtgctcattgtctagcaggaaagcagaaaagagtttcatttagaagccatcctcctcataggaaatcagagttgctagagttggtccattcagatgtttgtggtccgataaaagtaacatcacatggtggtgcactttactttgtgactttcattgatgattgttcaagaaagctatgggtttacactttgaagtctaaaaatcaagtctttgaggtgtttaaacagtttcaagcatcagttgaaagggaaactgggaagaagttgaagtgcattcgtactgataatggtggcgagtacacagggtcgtttcatgagtattgtctgcgacagggaatcagacatcagagaacaccaccaaagactccacagttaaatgggttagctgaaagaatgaaccgaacattgattgagagagtcagatgtttgttgtcagatgcaaagttaccaagaccgttttgggctgaagctttgaatacagtgacacatgtgataaatctgtctcctagtgttcctttgaaaggtgatgtgccagatagagtttggtttggtaaagacgtgtcatatgatcacctacgtgtgttcggttgtaaagcatttgttcatgttccaaaggatgaaagatccaagttggatgccaaggctcgacaatgcatttttattggttatggtctagatggtgagtttggttatagactctatgatccagttcagaagaaactcgtgagaagcagagatgttgtcttcattgaggatcagaccattgatgacattgataagacggagaaagtggattcacaaggtagtggtgacttgatcgatgtgaatccggttcccctagactcttcaccagatcctatccaggatgatgtgcatggtgatgttagtggtgaccatcagactataggtgactttgatactcccatggatgatgttgtgaatgatcaacaacaagcacctatagctccaccagcagttccacttcgaaggtcttctagagatcgacgatcttctgtcaggtattctcctgatgaatatgttcttttgactgacgggggagaacctgaatgttatgaagaggctatggagagtgaatgcaaagatcagtgggttgaagcgatgaaaggcGAACTTCAATcattgcatgagaaccatacttttgaattggtgaaactgcctaagggcaaaagagctttgaagaatcggtgggtttacaggttgaagcaagaagagaagtcttcatctccacgatacaaagctagattggtcgtcaagggttatactcagaaaaagggggttgattttgaagaaatattttctccggttgtgaagatgtcctctatcagaactatactgagtttggcagcttgttatgacctagaggttgaacaaatggatgtgaaaactgcttttcttcatggtgacttggaagaagagctttacatggagcagccagagggttttgttgcacaagggaaagaggactatgtgtgcagattgaagaagagcttgtatggtttgaagcaagctccaaggcaatggtacaagaagtttgagtctgttatgggggagcaaggctacaagaagactacttctgatcattgtgtgtttgttaagagattctctggtgatgattttattattcttttgctctatgttgatgatatgcttattgttggtcagaatgcttctagaattgagaagttgaaacaagagttgagtaaatcctttgcaatgaaggatttggggccagcaaagcaaattcttggcataagactgacacgtgatagaaaggccaagaaattatggttatcacaagagaggtacattgagaaagtacttcaaaggtttagtatggacaaagctaaagcggtgaatactccatttgctatgcactttagattgagtgttaagcatagtccttccacagaaaaggagaaggaagagatgcagaaaattccttactcttcagccgtgggtagtttgatgtacgcaatggtttgcacgagaccagacttggcttatgccgttggtacagttagtcggtttctttctaatccaggcagagagcattggaatgcagtgaagtggattatgagatatcttcgtggcacttccaacatgaaactttgtttcggcaatgagaaacctgttcttgttgggtatacagattcagacatggccggagacattgactcgaggagatctacttcaggttacttaatcacttatgcagggggagctgtggcatggcaatcgagactgcaaaagtgtgttgcattgtccaccaccgaatcagagttcattgcagcaaccgaagcgtgtaaggagatgctttggatgaagaagtttgtgcatgagcttggttttactcaggagaagtatgtcctgtactgtgatagccagagtgctattcatcttggtaagaactcaacttttcatgctagatctaagcatattgacgtgaggtaccattggatacgagatgttcttgaagctaagctgttagagcttgagaagatacacactaatgataatggtgctgatatgttgacgaaggccttaccaagaggaaagtttgaagcatgttgtttgacctccggtatggaggcattccccacatagttggagggggagatttgttgggtatgggtcccactatgtgggaaacccatattttatgCTATAATGTTTTGTCCCttctttggttttgtcaaaagccacttTGGGGTTCTTTTAACGGGTGTTGGGCAAAAATTTTAGCAGagagctaaaaaaaaaaaaaaaaaaaaaatagagagaaagagaatagaaaaatcagtttttcaagcttggtgcagcagtgatcaactcttcgattgaaggtccatccgtggttcgattgagctgatttttggacagcagctaggtgataaggtgttcttgactttgtacggtcggatttttcatccgagtcttgtagcgtcggaaatacccatttttcagcagctacgtttttggtgatgttctctcatttttctctcttttgctaaagattacatgttgttagccttgtcggtgttgaatgcttgttgtaggcttgatattgtgatcttgtagttgaacatttgatgatagtggagctctttatcggactctaaagtcccgtggtttttacccttaatttagaagggttttccacgtaaaaatatcggtgtctctatttatttttgttgtggttgcattagttgatttgtggttgattaaggttgctagagaacatatcttgtgctattgtgcttgccataatttttacaggagttataaggagagaaagaacaccggttgtgctttcgctttgtttcggttgttcggtttcttcccaacaggCGGCTCCAAGTTTTGGAAGTTACAATCCCAATCTTCACCACCATCATCACCGCCGCCACCAACATAACTTTTATCTTCAACATCACCGAGAGGCAGATGAAAATCTTTTACAACACCTTCACCACTAGCACCATCATCATCCGTTCCTTCAACATCTTCCAATGGGAAATCTAAATACTTCACTACGTCGTCAAATAAACCATCATTGACCCCAAACCCATCgaagcatttgttaaaccaagaATTATTCATAGTTTTTTTCTCTGATTTTGCTCTTCCTTATTTTTCTGTtcacaaaataaagaaaaaaaaatgaatgttaATTACTATTATATACAAAGGTATAATAAAAACGCGTTTAATGTAAACATTTATGACAAAATAAgtggaaaatttaatttaaacgcCTACAAAAAGGGGGTTTGTAACAAGTTATTATCCAATATGGAAATCAGCTTCTCTAGCTAACATTCCgcttttcttttatcatttttattattatttacaaagCAATAATGTCTTGAGcaataacttttttatttataaaaattattttttaagaaattaaggAGTATAGGATACTATTTAAGGCAAAAATAATAAAGTTTCCTATACAGGTGATTTTATATATGGAAATAAATATCTCTTTTTAGATTTGCTACTAAACAAGTAGCCTAATTAGCAAAGCAAGCAacaacttatttattttatataaaaaaattgaagaaattaaggagactaaactaataaaaaataaagtttccTAGGTGTGAAAGcttaaccaaataaataaataaacaacctATTTAGGTGGGTTTTATATAAGGAAATAAATATCTTAGAGAACCAGTTAAGTCGTCATTTTAGCAtgaaaaattttaaccaaataatgtaataataatttcaatagCTTGTttacatggaaaataaaaatGTAGCAAAATGAAATTTCTAACAATTAGTAAATAATTACAAAGAAAAGAGTTCCAAGTGCCATTTTCTTCATTTCCTGAGTTATCAAACAGAGAACAAAGCTAAACTGTAGAggagaaagtgaaagaaaaaatgcaaatgaaatgctaacatttaaaatgtttttttattctcTGAACagggaaaagaaaaacaaaatgcaaAGAGAGAGAGAGTGAGAGAGAGAGGGGACCTTGTTTCAAGGAGAGAGTTGAAGGAGAGGCATTGTTTGGATTAgaggaaaatgagagaaaatgagagaggagATGATATTACTGTGTCTGACATTGGGATTTTTACGGATTttgtgtgtgtgagagagagGGAGCAAAAGTTAATGTGGGAGGACGCACATGGAGGTGACTGTACGGTTTCACTTTTCATGACCGCTCATCTGTCAATTATTTATTAATTGGCTTAACTACAAAATTGCCTCTCACACTGTACCACTTTTCCACTTAAATACctaaattattattactattattattattattattatttaaatgtatctAAACTATCTCGTTTTACTCAAACAATACCACATGTCACACTCTTATTGGTAGGTATTATGCTTTTGggtaaaatgaaagaaaattaatactttaaatatCAGATTTTATTAAGAAAACTTTAAGTATCTAgatgaaaaattaataatgtaaCCCCTAGtagattttttgataaaatatagtattggtatttttttttttactcaaaccAAAGGAAAGACGAAAATAAGGttatgattaaaaattaaaaaaggggtttgaaatagaaaagaaattaaaatttttggtaatttaCGTATGTGCAatgtaaatatgatttttagtccattcatgtttgattttgatttaatctgtatttataactcataattgtttgaattgaaaagaatataaatgtgattttaaatttttaataaatttaatataccatttgctatttaatgtttaatttgttaattggtttttttttcaatttggtacttaagttTGGTTTCAATATACAATTTAGCATCCAAACTAAACAACATTTTATGGCCCAAAATATTTGACATGTATGATCTAGTAAAAAATATAGGTACTTAATTGgaacaaaagaaaatttcagaaactaaattaaacattaaagttAAATTTAGGCACTTGTATGAGACAAAGAAAAATTTCAGTATTGAAGCTAAATATaggtaccaaataatatattaagcaATTAGAAAAAAAGTGGAGGAGATCACCGACGAGAGGAGATGGAGTGAGTTGGAGGAAGAGAAACAAATCATTGTCATTTTGGTATTGCAAATATAATTTAGTTGTAGCTTCTCACATGCCTGTGGTccctttttcctcttttttttatatattttttaaaaattgattttatccTATTTCCTTTTATTGTaagatttttgtttttctttttcactcatttACGTAAGCAGTAAAAGATTCTGATAGATAATTGGATTGGTAAGAGATTTATTAGAGTTTAAAGAAATTCcgagaaaataaaaaatctatttgGATTCTAatgttttttaatcaaatattatcataaattattcagtttagttgaattttttattccatttataatttaatttatatttctaaaactgattaaatttattttaggataatttagttttttatgaATAGATATGTATATTTGAAACGGACAACCTGCCAAATTGTGAACTGGCGGTTTAGAGGCCTAGATTCTACTTTTTTAAGTACAGATTGGTTCTCTGTTTCCACAAAAATTATAACAACCCTACAATACATCTGTAGACCTTTGACCACGAAACCAGAACaccttttccatgttttataaacacagttaaaatgtaaataatcacgtgtaaaatattatttaatattaattgcaGGCAAATAATTGATTGGGTGAAACGTGTGTTTGTAAAGGAACATCCTATCAAAGCAGCTGAAAGGAACTTTTAAACTGTACAACATCATCATTTAAGTGCGGAAAACAAGtaatcccttttctttttccttttcaatctACTGTGAGGCTCACGTTTAAAGCAGccgagtaaaataaaataataccttCACTAAAATTAATGCATAGTTCTAGAAAAACTTGTACCATCTGTGGACCCCACTTAATTTTATGTTTGGTCTGGTGTAATGCCCTAATACGGGCTTATTACGTTATGGACGTATTCTTAAAATTCTCTGCTTCAGCGCCGATTTGTATTCCCTTCCAAAAGTAAGGATTAGCTATTAAGTCTTTATTTTACCCTCCCAAGCCGAAATCGAcctccaccctctccctctcaaCATCAACAGAAGCTGCCAGCGAACCAAACCTCCACCCGCTCCCGTTTCACTTTCATCTTGGCATCTTTCGCCGACTCCACCGTCTCAGATCTCTGTCCCAATTGAAGCGGCAATTGAAGCTGCAATTTCTTGTAGCTTCTATTTTCTCTTATAAGAGAAGTGTGGTTGTAGTGGCTTCCCAAATATATAGGCCTGTGAGTAATCTCTATTTCTTTCCTCTCTGCATGCATTTTTAATGGGTgttattgcaattttttttataaatacgaTTAGTTTTTGGTGCGATTGTTTCAGTTCATTAGTTTCTTGGTAAATCGACATTTCGTTTCTTGTtggttatgattttttttcattaccGAAGCTAGGATAAAGAAAATTTTGGGATGAAAAtgtatttactattttttatgctttattttgTTTGTATTTGTGCTTTTTGGGAGAAACGAGGGCTTTCTTGTATAAATACTTTGTCCAGGCAAATAAGGTGCTTTTTTTAAACCCTCGTTTTGTGGTGTCAGGTTTTGTGTTAACTAAATACTTTATACTTCTGCTCTTGAGGAACAAAAAGTGCAGCATTCTCCTAGACCATATATATTTGGACCATTATCAggttatttgtttgctttttatgaTATTGTATTACTTATCAAAGTGTTTTGAATCATGTTTGTAAGCTTATGTCTCTGCATTATCATTCTATCTTGTATCTGTTATTGTATTTCTCCTCGTTGTTTGCTTCCTGcaatattactttttttattcttttctggTGTTATTCTTTGTTCATGATTCACATATTACTAGCTAGTGTTTTCTTTTTAATGGAGAAGCAATTGTTTTTCTCTAAGGATTAAATACTTTTTGAACTTTATTAGTCTGATATTTGAACATTCTATCATTTTTTTAAAGCCCCCTGGATCTTAA is a window of Gossypium hirsutum isolate 1008001.06 chromosome D08, Gossypium_hirsutum_v2.1, whole genome shotgun sequence DNA encoding:
- the LOC107963298 gene encoding GATA transcription factor 11 — its product is MLGLPYQEMQLIVTLWLLFNGTVCDESSELNQLSGITKASSSRSTTTLNGESVDVKGSTWFQTSSPVSVLETSSACSSAKPAPINPKLSFLVKRDRSKRRRASTFNLQFTLPFISSTGSTSLKKKNLTWLSGSCEIDKSSSEETAVVRKCTHCEVTKTPQWREGPKGPKTLCNACGVRYRSGRLFPEYRPAASPTFVPSLHSNSHKKVIEMRKQCQAAEVGNTIYGVNSTRNRNAV